Proteins from one Brevibacillus humidisoli genomic window:
- a CDS encoding MDR family MFS transporter, whose translation MTSAVNSSKRNIIFALMVATFLTAIDTTVISTAMPAIARDLGGSELISWVFSIYLLTTAATTPIYGKLADLFGRKRIFIFGAAVFLVGSFLCGLSGSMTQLMIFRAVQGLGAGAVQPMTLTIIGDVFTQEERARLMGLFSAMWGVAGIVGPLVGGFFVDYISWEWIFYINIPVGLVSIILIYLFFHEKLVSRQVSIDYAGAALFTLSIGTFLYTLLEGGERSGIALEPVTFGLLIGSALLFLLFLRVEKKVAEPMLPIQLFRRPLIAVSQIVSFIQGAILIGSSAYLPIWIQDVQGHSATFAGLAVLPMSLGWPIAASVGGRMLIKAGYKLVTVVGMATLVLATFFLSLLTPDSPVWAIPIAVFVLGVGFGFATTSVTIAVQSSVAWQQRGIVTGALQFMRTIGQTVGVALLGAVLNWYLAQSGSSPLAHGLMGVFTVMMGTALLGFALSWLLPREAEQAEPES comes from the coding sequence ATGACGAGTGCCGTGAATAGCTCCAAACGTAATATTATTTTTGCCCTGATGGTAGCTACTTTTCTAACTGCGATCGATACCACGGTAATCAGCACCGCGATGCCCGCCATCGCCCGCGACCTGGGAGGCAGCGAACTGATCTCCTGGGTCTTTTCAATCTATCTGTTGACCACTGCTGCGACAACCCCCATCTACGGCAAGCTAGCTGATTTGTTCGGGCGGAAGCGGATTTTTATCTTTGGAGCGGCCGTCTTTCTGGTGGGTTCTTTTCTCTGTGGTCTGTCCGGTTCGATGACCCAATTGATGATCTTTCGGGCCGTGCAAGGATTAGGGGCCGGGGCTGTTCAGCCGATGACCTTGACCATTATCGGTGATGTGTTTACCCAGGAAGAGCGGGCCAGGCTGATGGGGCTATTCAGTGCTATGTGGGGAGTGGCCGGAATCGTCGGCCCGTTGGTCGGCGGTTTCTTTGTCGACTACATTTCGTGGGAGTGGATCTTCTATATCAACATCCCCGTCGGGTTGGTCTCCATCATCTTGATCTACCTCTTTTTTCATGAGAAGCTGGTGTCCAGACAAGTGAGCATCGACTACGCCGGGGCTGCTTTGTTTACCCTAAGTATCGGTACGTTTCTCTACACCCTGCTGGAGGGTGGAGAGCGGAGCGGGATTGCGCTGGAGCCAGTCACGTTTGGGCTGCTCATCGGCAGTGCACTGTTGTTCCTGCTCTTTTTACGAGTGGAGAAAAAGGTGGCAGAGCCGATGCTGCCGATACAGCTCTTTAGACGCCCGCTGATCGCTGTGTCACAAATCGTTTCTTTTATTCAAGGAGCGATCCTGATCGGTTCGTCTGCCTATCTGCCGATCTGGATTCAGGATGTGCAGGGGCATTCTGCCACCTTTGCCGGATTGGCCGTGCTGCCGATGTCGCTAGGGTGGCCGATCGCTGCTTCTGTCGGTGGACGGATGCTGATCAAAGCGGGCTACAAGCTGGTGACGGTAGTGGGGATGGCGACGCTTGTGCTCGCTACCTTTTTCTTGTCGCTGCTGACGCCAGATAGTCCTGTGTGGGCGATTCCGATCGCTGTGTTTGTGTTGGGAGTGGGGTTTGGGTTTGCGACCACTTCCGTAACGATTGCGGTACAGAGCAGTGTGGCTTGGCAGCAGCGGGGGATTGTCACCGGCGCTTTGCAGTTTATGCGGACAATCGGCCAAACGGTGGGGGTTGCCCTGTTAGGTGCTGTGCTGAACTGGTACCTGGCGCAGTCCGGCAGCAGTCCACTGGCGCATGGGCTGATGGGAGTGTTTACCGTGATGATGGGCACGGCCCTGCTCGGATTTGCCCTCTCCTGGTTATTGCCTAGGGAGGCGGAGCAGGCCGAGCCGGAATCATAA
- a CDS encoding SDR family NAD(P)-dependent oxidoreductase, translating into MEYRNKVVVVTGAGRGIGRAIALAYGGRGAQIVIADRDEEESQLTKQAVEDAGGSGWVARTDVSQPEQIVSLMQNVVERYGKIDILINNAGVSEWKDPYELSVADWDRILNTNLRSVFFCSREAARWMKQRGGGAIVNIASTRALMSEPHSEAYAASKGGIVALTHALAVSLGPDGVRVNAISPGWIETGDYQQLRPLDHAQHPVGRVGNPEDIAKACLFLTGSDSDFITGTNLVIDGGMTKKMIYEP; encoded by the coding sequence TTGGAGTATCGTAACAAGGTTGTTGTTGTCACCGGAGCAGGCAGAGGGATTGGCCGAGCGATTGCGCTTGCTTATGGCGGCCGAGGTGCCCAGATAGTCATCGCTGACCGCGATGAAGAAGAGAGTCAACTGACAAAACAAGCGGTGGAGGATGCAGGTGGCAGTGGATGGGTGGCCCGCACCGATGTCAGCCAGCCCGAGCAGATCGTCTCTTTGATGCAGAACGTCGTGGAAAGGTACGGAAAGATTGACATATTGATTAACAATGCGGGCGTATCAGAATGGAAAGACCCCTATGAGCTAAGTGTTGCCGATTGGGACCGGATCTTGAACACCAACTTGCGGTCTGTCTTTTTCTGCTCGCGGGAAGCGGCTCGCTGGATGAAACAGCGCGGCGGGGGAGCGATTGTCAACATCGCTTCCACCCGGGCGCTGATGTCTGAGCCCCACTCGGAGGCATATGCCGCCTCCAAAGGAGGGATTGTGGCGCTGACACATGCTCTGGCGGTGTCACTGGGGCCGGACGGGGTCCGGGTCAATGCGATCAGCCCTGGCTGGATTGAGACGGGGGATTATCAGCAGCTGCGTCCGCTGGATCACGCTCAGCATCCAGTCGGCCGTGTCGGGAATCCAGAGGACATCGCCAAAGCTTGCCTTTTCCTGACCGGATCGGACAGTGATTTCATCACCGGCACCAATCTGGTGATCGATGGCGGAATGACGAAAAAGATGATTTACGAGCCATAA
- a CDS encoding LysM peptidoglycan-binding domain-containing protein, which produces MPDGQTIYRVRRGDSLYKIAHRFGITVEALMRANNLTSPTIYIGQTLQIPSSRPEVYTVKEGDTLYQLAQQFETAPEALMIYNRLTTTELQVGQRLRIPVYTEAIVQVDAANVRNAPGTETVVIAQMVRGTRMPVVGGAEDWVQVRLYNGKLGWIARQLVNIVPHGREKPILEILGYYTEEEGPTLPSSYQSFTQHAALISDVGLFHFRIDRENPSQIEKFFTFTDEYMRSVVATGHRNNIKMLPVIHNLLYERGNQEVNKQVIHVMLESPENRQAFINDVIELIQRYNFDGAHLDFEDVNYEDRNLLSTFYQELGRTLKQRGYYYAASVPARTSDRPTNPFSAPFDYAVIGAAVDEFVVMLYNEHGWPGSPPGPPVSIGWMERVVRYTLTKMPASKITAAVSVFGFDFNLTTGRNTYVTYQMAVNLAQRYNAQIRFDEETQTPTFSYQDERGNRHEVWFENAASIRSKLMLANRLGIRGLALWRLGMEDPAMWDMIQREIVVRKSVV; this is translated from the coding sequence ATGCCAGACGGCCAAACCATCTATCGCGTCCGGCGGGGCGATTCACTGTACAAAATCGCACACCGATTTGGAATTACAGTAGAAGCACTGATGCGGGCCAACAACCTGACATCCCCGACGATTTACATCGGACAGACGCTGCAGATCCCCTCGTCACGGCCGGAAGTGTACACCGTTAAGGAAGGCGATACTCTCTATCAGCTTGCCCAGCAGTTCGAGACAGCCCCGGAGGCGCTCATGATCTACAATCGACTGACCACCACAGAATTGCAGGTTGGGCAGCGATTGCGCATTCCCGTCTATACGGAAGCGATCGTGCAGGTGGACGCAGCCAATGTACGCAACGCACCTGGCACAGAGACGGTCGTGATCGCGCAGATGGTGCGAGGAACGCGAATGCCGGTGGTCGGCGGTGCAGAGGACTGGGTGCAGGTCCGCCTCTATAATGGAAAACTGGGCTGGATTGCCCGCCAGTTGGTCAACATCGTTCCCCACGGCAGAGAAAAGCCGATTCTGGAGATTTTGGGGTATTACACCGAAGAAGAGGGCCCTACCCTGCCCAGTTCCTATCAGTCTTTCACCCAGCATGCTGCTCTCATTTCCGATGTCGGCTTGTTCCATTTCCGAATCGACCGGGAAAACCCGTCGCAGATCGAGAAATTTTTTACGTTTACAGACGAGTACATGAGATCAGTGGTTGCGACCGGACACCGAAACAATATCAAGATGCTGCCTGTCATCCACAATCTGTTGTATGAGCGGGGAAATCAAGAAGTAAACAAACAGGTGATCCACGTAATGCTGGAATCACCTGAAAACCGTCAGGCATTCATCAATGATGTGATCGAGTTGATTCAACGCTACAACTTTGACGGTGCACACCTCGACTTTGAAGACGTCAACTATGAGGACCGCAATCTGCTCTCCACCTTCTACCAAGAGCTGGGGCGGACCTTGAAACAGCGCGGCTACTATTATGCGGCTAGCGTGCCCGCACGCACGTCGGACCGGCCGACCAATCCTTTCTCTGCTCCGTTTGACTATGCGGTCATTGGCGCAGCAGTCGACGAATTCGTCGTGATGCTGTACAACGAACATGGCTGGCCAGGGAGCCCTCCAGGCCCCCCGGTGTCAATCGGCTGGATGGAACGGGTCGTCCGGTACACTCTGACGAAGATGCCAGCCAGCAAGATAACCGCCGCAGTATCGGTATTCGGATTTGACTTCAACCTGACCACCGGACGCAATACCTATGTCACCTATCAGATGGCCGTCAATCTGGCCCAGCGCTACAACGCCCAGATACGCTTTGATGAAGAGACGCAGACGCCAACCTTCTCCTACCAAGACGAGAGAGGGAACCGACACGAAGTCTGGTTCGAGAACGCCGCCTCCATCCGCTCCAAGCTGATGCTGGCCAATCGACTCGGCATCCGCGGTCTTGCCTTGTGGCGGTTGGGTATGGAAGACCCTGCGATGTGGGACATGATTCAGCGGGAGATTGTGGTCCGAAAGAGTGTAGTCTGA
- a CDS encoding branched-chain amino acid ABC transporter substrate-binding protein, which yields MKKAQVKLAFLSAVLAVGTMLAGCGGTNNASNGGESGSSANQEQSGGGSEGAAQGKEKIVIASVGPLSGSASDYGSTAKAGAEYALEQKKAEFEELGFTVEMLPQDDQADPKQAVAIAEMMVSNPDVVALVGHVTTGASIAASVKYEQEGLAMVSPSSTGSSLTEEGKKVVHRICARDDQQGSKAAIFAKNQLNVKSAFVIHDKQAYGQGLADEVKKQFEKDGVQVVGYEGITAGEKDYSAIINQVVAANPDMIYFGGYYAEAGILIKQARDKGYKGYFMGGDGFDSADMLKIAGPAAEGVVFTSTVGDIASTEEGKKWISEYEQATGNKVGIFTSFGYDAMSVTLNGVLEAIKANGGKKPTREEVLTAIHNTKDFQGQFVKVSFNDKGDNEHAEVFVYKYENGEKVYVGKAE from the coding sequence ATGAAAAAAGCACAAGTCAAGCTTGCCTTTCTCAGCGCCGTGCTGGCAGTAGGTACCATGCTGGCGGGCTGCGGAGGCACCAACAACGCATCCAATGGAGGAGAGTCCGGCTCTTCGGCCAACCAGGAGCAAAGCGGAGGCGGCTCTGAGGGTGCCGCACAAGGCAAAGAAAAAATCGTCATCGCCTCTGTTGGTCCACTCTCCGGCTCAGCTTCCGACTACGGCAGCACAGCCAAAGCGGGGGCCGAGTACGCACTGGAACAGAAGAAAGCGGAGTTCGAAGAATTGGGCTTCACCGTGGAAATGCTGCCGCAGGACGATCAGGCAGACCCGAAACAAGCAGTTGCCATTGCCGAAATGATGGTCTCCAATCCTGACGTAGTCGCTCTCGTCGGTCACGTCACGACGGGTGCCTCGATTGCCGCATCTGTCAAGTACGAACAGGAAGGACTGGCGATGGTATCCCCGTCCAGCACCGGTTCCAGCTTGACCGAAGAAGGCAAGAAAGTCGTACACCGGATTTGTGCACGTGACGATCAACAAGGCTCCAAAGCAGCCATTTTTGCCAAGAATCAGCTGAACGTCAAATCCGCCTTCGTCATCCATGACAAGCAAGCATATGGCCAAGGTCTGGCTGACGAAGTGAAAAAGCAGTTCGAAAAGGACGGCGTGCAAGTGGTCGGATACGAGGGAATTACAGCTGGTGAGAAAGATTACAGCGCAATCATCAACCAAGTGGTTGCAGCCAACCCAGACATGATTTACTTCGGCGGCTACTATGCAGAAGCCGGTATCCTGATCAAACAAGCCCGCGACAAAGGCTATAAAGGTTACTTCATGGGCGGCGACGGTTTTGACTCTGCCGACATGCTGAAGATTGCTGGTCCGGCTGCAGAGGGTGTCGTCTTCACCTCTACTGTCGGCGACATCGCTTCGACAGAAGAAGGCAAGAAGTGGATCTCCGAGTACGAACAGGCTACCGGAAATAAAGTAGGGATCTTTACTTCGTTCGGTTACGATGCGATGAGCGTCACGCTGAACGGCGTGCTGGAAGCGATTAAAGCCAACGGCGGAAAGAAACCGACCCGTGAAGAGGTATTGACAGCAATCCACAATACGAAGGATTTCCAAGGCCAATTCGTCAAAGTATCTTTCAACGACAAAGGGGATAACGAGCACGCTGAAGTATTCGTCTACAAATACGAGAATGGTGAAAAAGTGTACGTGGGGAAAGCGGAATAG
- a CDS encoding dicarboxylate/amino acid:cation symporter — translation MRISLLTQIMIAFIIAVVAGVIAGPAMQAVQPLGDLFLRLIKFIIVPLVLTSLVVGVAGTGDLKKLGRMGGKTILYYLVTTAIAVTLGLVIGNLFSPGTGLAITEPESKVEYQEAPGLVATLLGIIPTNPVAALVEGNMLQIIFFAIFLGLGITLVGEKGVPVYRFFEGLAEVMYKITSIVMRVAPLGVFGLIAPTVGSYGVSILLPLMKVILAVAIGCLLHALITYSAAVKLFAAISPVRFFKGIGPASLVAFSTCSSSGTLPVTIRNTEENLGVSKRVGSFVLPLGATVNMDGTALYQGVCVLFVAQFFGYDLTLVQQLMVVLTATLASIGTAGVPGAGLLMLTMVLTSVQLPLEGIALIAGIDRILDMFRTAVNVTGDASAAVVVAASEGELKRGRAAAVGSSS, via the coding sequence ATGAGGATTAGCTTGCTGACACAAATCATGATCGCCTTTATTATCGCTGTGGTTGCGGGCGTCATCGCAGGACCAGCCATGCAGGCGGTGCAGCCGCTGGGGGACTTATTCTTACGTTTGATAAAATTTATTATTGTGCCGCTGGTTCTCACTTCACTAGTAGTTGGTGTAGCCGGTACGGGAGATCTGAAAAAACTGGGCCGGATGGGCGGCAAGACGATTCTCTACTACCTCGTGACGACGGCGATCGCAGTGACGCTAGGCTTGGTGATCGGCAACTTGTTTTCACCGGGGACGGGGCTTGCGATCACCGAACCAGAAAGCAAAGTGGAGTATCAGGAAGCACCGGGATTGGTCGCAACCCTGCTGGGGATCATTCCCACCAATCCGGTAGCGGCGCTGGTAGAGGGAAACATGCTGCAAATCATCTTCTTTGCCATTTTTCTCGGTTTAGGGATCACCCTCGTCGGGGAAAAGGGGGTGCCGGTCTACCGCTTTTTCGAGGGGCTGGCAGAGGTGATGTACAAAATCACATCGATCGTGATGCGCGTAGCTCCGCTGGGGGTGTTTGGCCTGATTGCTCCAACAGTGGGCTCATATGGGGTATCGATCCTGTTGCCGCTGATGAAAGTGATCCTCGCGGTAGCGATCGGCTGCTTGTTGCACGCCTTGATTACCTACTCGGCTGCCGTTAAACTGTTTGCCGCGATCAGCCCTGTACGCTTCTTTAAAGGGATCGGCCCGGCCAGTCTGGTTGCGTTCAGCACGTGCAGCAGTTCCGGTACGCTGCCAGTGACGATTCGGAACACAGAGGAAAACCTTGGCGTATCCAAACGGGTTGGCAGTTTTGTTCTGCCGCTTGGCGCCACCGTCAACATGGACGGTACGGCACTCTACCAGGGCGTATGCGTCTTGTTTGTCGCTCAATTCTTTGGCTATGATTTGACACTGGTGCAGCAGTTGATGGTTGTGCTGACAGCAACGCTTGCTTCCATCGGGACGGCTGGTGTTCCGGGAGCCGGGCTATTGATGTTAACCATGGTGCTGACCTCTGTTCAACTGCCATTGGAAGGCATTGCGCTGATCGCCGGCATTGACCGCATCCTTGACATGTTCCGTACGGCGGTAAATGTGACCGGAGATGCGTCAGCGGCAGTGGTGGTCGCTGCCTCGGAGGGGGAACTGAAGCGAGGCAGAGCAGCGGCCGTTGGAAGTTCTAGTTAA
- a CDS encoding pirin family protein, whose protein sequence is MKQRGIRRIHTVQYQKNSPIHTNGFILEPGNWKEYDPFLMLAEDFFQKGTFDFHPHRGIETVTYVIEGTLEHADNKAGYGKLEPGDVQWMTAGRGVIHKEDPAEGSTVHSLQLWVNLPRSQKMTEPRYQNLRSNEMPVRQEEGAVVRVFSGSSKGVHAPTLNHVPVTMVEIVLEPGAVVTQDLPGNYNGFLYILEGSGTFGIDSMEGKAGQVLHLSSANDHSDSEVTVTAKEKLRVLLYAGQPVNEPVVAYGPFVMNTEEEIRQAFEDYRSGKFD, encoded by the coding sequence ATGAAACAACGGGGCATCCGCCGGATTCATACTGTACAGTATCAGAAAAACAGCCCGATCCATACCAATGGTTTTATATTGGAGCCGGGCAATTGGAAAGAGTACGACCCATTTCTGATGTTGGCCGAGGATTTCTTTCAAAAAGGCACGTTTGATTTCCATCCCCATCGCGGGATCGAAACCGTCACCTACGTGATTGAGGGAACCCTGGAGCATGCGGACAATAAAGCCGGCTATGGCAAGCTGGAACCAGGCGATGTGCAGTGGATGACTGCCGGACGGGGCGTTATCCATAAGGAAGACCCGGCAGAGGGTTCGACTGTGCACAGTTTGCAATTGTGGGTCAATCTCCCCCGTTCGCAGAAAATGACCGAGCCGCGCTATCAAAATTTGCGGAGCAACGAGATGCCTGTTCGCCAGGAAGAAGGGGCTGTTGTACGTGTCTTTTCCGGTTCTTCCAAGGGGGTACATGCCCCTACCCTCAATCATGTGCCAGTCACGATGGTGGAAATCGTGCTGGAGCCTGGTGCGGTTGTGACACAAGATCTGCCGGGAAACTACAATGGTTTTCTCTATATTCTCGAAGGCAGCGGTACGTTTGGGATCGACAGTATGGAAGGAAAGGCGGGGCAAGTATTGCACTTGAGCTCTGCTAATGACCACTCCGATAGTGAAGTCACCGTGACCGCCAAGGAAAAACTGCGTGTTCTTCTGTATGCAGGCCAGCCTGTCAATGAACCAGTGGTTGCCTATGGTCCGTTTGTGATGAATACCGAGGAAGAGATCCGTCAAGCCTTTGAGGATTATCGGTCCGGCAAGTTTGACTGA
- a CDS encoding ABC-F family ATP-binding cassette domain-containing protein, producing the protein MSIVTVDQLSHMYGDKNIFQNVSFRLLRGEHAGLVGSNGSGKSTLLRILAGTLLPDAGKVEWIPHAKIGFLQQHVDLKPGTTTIQYLRSAFAHLYEAEQNMLQIAENIAAADEHREQWLVQYGELQSKLEQSDFYQIDTKVEEVGAGLGILELGRDRDVQNLSGGQRTKLLLGKLLLEEPDVLLLDEPTNYLDENHIEWLIGYLKQYEQAFMVVSHDERFLNEITTSIYHLEHQAIKRYTGNYEAFLRHYELGKQQWQEAYQRQQKEIIRLERFIEKNRNRKAKQAKSREKALAKMERIARPKSALKPRFQFLVHTDPVPRILEAEQLQIGYTDPLFGPIQLQIKRGEKIAIVGHNGIGKSTMLKTLLGYLPPLSGIVRLGERVKAAYFAQEELASRQTALEQLWSFRPDMTQKEIRQTLAMSGLTDEHIRQPLCSLSGGEQAKVRLCELMLSQSNVLVLDEPTNHLDLQAKDALKQALKNYNGTILLVSHEPAFYHDWVSQVWNVHDWCNK; encoded by the coding sequence ATGAGCATCGTAACGGTTGATCAACTTTCCCACATGTATGGGGATAAAAACATATTTCAAAACGTTTCGTTTCGGTTACTGCGAGGGGAACATGCAGGTCTTGTCGGCAGCAATGGATCTGGCAAATCAACTCTGCTGCGCATCCTGGCGGGGACACTTCTTCCTGACGCGGGAAAGGTTGAATGGATTCCCCACGCAAAAATCGGCTTTTTACAGCAGCATGTGGACCTTAAGCCAGGTACAACGACAATCCAATATTTGCGAAGTGCTTTTGCTCACCTGTATGAAGCAGAGCAAAACATGCTGCAAATCGCAGAGAACATCGCCGCAGCAGATGAACACCGGGAACAATGGTTGGTACAATACGGCGAACTGCAGAGTAAGCTGGAACAATCTGACTTCTATCAGATTGACACAAAAGTAGAAGAAGTCGGTGCCGGATTAGGCATTCTGGAATTAGGCAGGGATCGCGATGTGCAGAACCTGAGCGGCGGCCAACGGACAAAATTGCTATTGGGCAAACTTTTGCTGGAGGAACCAGATGTCTTGCTGCTTGATGAACCGACAAACTATCTTGATGAAAACCATATTGAATGGCTGATCGGCTACTTGAAACAATACGAACAAGCGTTTATGGTCGTATCACATGACGAGCGGTTCTTAAACGAAATCACAACTTCGATCTATCATCTGGAACATCAAGCCATCAAACGCTACACCGGTAATTACGAAGCCTTTCTCCGCCATTACGAATTAGGCAAACAGCAATGGCAAGAAGCGTATCAGCGGCAGCAAAAAGAGATTATCAGGTTGGAGCGCTTTATTGAGAAGAACCGAAATCGCAAAGCCAAGCAAGCGAAAAGCAGGGAAAAAGCTTTGGCAAAGATGGAGCGAATCGCGAGGCCAAAGTCCGCGTTGAAGCCTCGGTTCCAGTTTCTCGTCCACACAGATCCGGTGCCTCGCATTTTAGAGGCGGAGCAACTACAGATCGGCTATACAGATCCGTTATTCGGACCGATCCAGTTGCAAATCAAACGAGGCGAAAAAATCGCGATCGTTGGCCATAACGGTATCGGAAAATCAACCATGCTGAAAACATTGCTGGGGTATTTGCCGCCACTCAGCGGCATTGTGCGTCTGGGTGAACGAGTCAAGGCAGCTTATTTTGCACAAGAGGAGCTTGCTTCAAGGCAAACAGCACTGGAACAATTGTGGTCATTTCGTCCCGATATGACACAAAAAGAGATACGGCAGACCTTGGCCATGTCCGGCCTGACAGATGAGCATATCCGGCAGCCGCTCTGCTCACTTAGCGGCGGCGAACAAGCAAAGGTTCGTTTATGTGAACTGATGTTATCCCAAAGCAATGTTCTTGTGTTGGATGAACCTACCAATCATTTGGACCTACAGGCCAAAGACGCCTTAAAACAAGCACTCAAGAATTACAACGGAACGATTCTGCTCGTTTCTCATGAACCGGCGTTTTATCATGACTGGGTATCACAGGTTTGGAACGTACATGATTGGTGCAATAAATAA
- the speD gene encoding adenosylmethionine decarboxylase gives MKPTSEQRITLHGFNNLTKTLSFNRYDICYTKTKEERKAYIEYINEQYNAVRLTNILKTVSEIIGAHVLNIAKQDYIPQGASVTLLVSEGPVVEVPSESWDESPGPLPEGVVMQLDKSHITVHTYPEYHPSEGISTFRADIDVSTCGEISPLKALNYLIHSFDTDIMAIDYRVRGFTRDINGNKLFIDHDINSIQNYIPEEVKNVYQMIDVNVYQEHIFHTKCKLKAFDLSNYLFGYSKEALTPQEQQEITERLQKEMDEIYYGKNIPHSD, from the coding sequence GTGAAACCGACGTCGGAACAACGGATTACATTGCACGGCTTCAACAATCTTACCAAAACATTAAGTTTTAATAGGTACGATATCTGCTACACCAAAACCAAAGAAGAACGGAAAGCGTATATCGAATATATAAATGAACAGTACAATGCCGTTCGTTTAACAAACATTTTAAAAACAGTCTCCGAGATCATCGGAGCACATGTATTGAACATCGCAAAACAAGACTACATCCCACAAGGCGCAAGTGTTACCTTGTTGGTCTCAGAGGGGCCAGTCGTAGAAGTCCCATCCGAATCGTGGGATGAATCGCCCGGGCCTCTGCCCGAAGGGGTAGTGATGCAGTTGGATAAGAGCCATATCACCGTTCATACTTATCCTGAATACCATCCGTCTGAAGGGATCAGTACATTTAGAGCAGACATCGATGTATCCACATGCGGGGAAATCTCACCGTTAAAAGCGCTTAATTATCTGATTCACTCGTTTGACACAGATATTATGGCCATAGATTACCGGGTCCGGGGATTCACTAGAGATATAAACGGCAACAAGCTATTTATCGACCATGACATCAATTCCATACAAAACTACATTCCAGAGGAAGTAAAAAATGTATACCAGATGATTGACGTCAATGTGTACCAGGAACATATTTTTCATACAAAATGCAAGCTCAAAGCGTTTGATTTAAGCAACTATCTTTTTGGATATTCGAAAGAAGCGTTAACTCCGCAGGAACAGCAAGAAATAACAGAACGACTGCAAAAGGAAATGGATGAAATCTACTACGGCAAAAATATACCGCACAGCGATTAG
- the cyoE gene encoding heme o synthase, with amino-acid sequence MQREEHLPRPKQALSKILAQTIKTGIIKSNLIPMFAGLTLALYTYQISPMEKLAEIIYALIGSFLVIGAAGAFNNLYDRDIDSIMERTKNRPTVTGEIKPATVLWLAILMAVFGIAALALTTPLAAFLGFFGLFVYLVPYTMWTKRRTIYNTEVGSISGAMPPLIGWAAIYPDITHPAILGLFVIMVIWQMPHFYAIAIRKHEEYRAAKVPMLPVVKGVKRTYMQTNIYLVVLIAISFLFGSLSLGLMLVALLLSIIWLILSIFGYKEMDSEKWAKIMFVYSLFHMTLLFSTVIIYSLMGIFFA; translated from the coding sequence ATGCAAAGGGAAGAACATCTGCCAAGGCCGAAACAGGCTTTGTCAAAGATTTTGGCGCAAACGATCAAGACGGGAATTATCAAATCAAACCTGATTCCAATGTTCGCCGGATTAACATTGGCTCTGTATACCTACCAGATCAGCCCTATGGAAAAGCTTGCAGAAATCATCTACGCTTTGATTGGTTCATTTCTGGTGATTGGCGCTGCCGGTGCTTTTAATAACTTGTATGATCGAGACATTGACTCCATTATGGAGAGAACCAAAAACAGACCAACCGTAACAGGAGAAATCAAGCCTGCAACCGTGTTATGGCTTGCTATACTGATGGCTGTCTTTGGCATCGCTGCGCTTGCGCTAACCACTCCGCTGGCCGCATTCTTGGGGTTTTTCGGCTTGTTTGTGTATCTTGTACCATACACCATGTGGACGAAGCGAAGAACCATCTATAATACTGAGGTTGGAAGCATCTCCGGAGCAATGCCCCCGCTCATCGGCTGGGCTGCTATCTATCCAGACATCACGCATCCCGCCATCCTCGGCCTTTTTGTGATCATGGTGATTTGGCAAATGCCTCATTTCTACGCCATCGCGATCCGCAAGCACGAAGAGTATCGGGCTGCCAAGGTTCCGATGCTTCCCGTAGTCAAAGGTGTCAAACGAACGTATATGCAAACAAATATCTACTTGGTCGTATTAATTGCCATCAGTTTTCTCTTTGGATCTCTAAGTCTGGGACTCATGTTGGTAGCCCTTCTTTTAAGCATCATCTGGCTGATCTTAAGCATTTTCGGCTATAAAGAAATGGATTCCGAGAAGTGGGCAAAAATCATGTTCGTTTATTCTCTGTTTCATATGACCCTTCTTTTTTCTACTGTGATTATCTATTCGCTGATGGGTATTTTCTTCGCTTAG